One Streptomyces lincolnensis genomic region harbors:
- a CDS encoding sigma-70 family RNA polymerase sigma factor: MATRAVARRQSATGRTNAASSVRAHGGEIADRDLVGMYLDEIARTPLLDAAKEVELSQTIEAGVFARQVLEGYEDSKADATREELQALVDESERAKDVFIRSNLRLVVAVARRYPRSGLPLLDLIQEGNAGLVRAVEKFDYRKGFKFSTYATWWIRQAITRSIADQSRTIRLPVHLVEELGRIRRVQREFNREHGRDPEPAEIAAELGSNPERVTDVLDWARDPVSLNMSVDDDGDTQFGDLLEDTSAVSPEQSVMTLLRSEELDDLIGRLDQRTASIIKMRYGIEDGRERTLTEVGKEHGLTRERIRQIEKHALLELKKLARSTGFDAAA, from the coding sequence ATGGCAACCCGTGCCGTCGCCCGTCGTCAGTCCGCCACCGGCCGGACTAACGCGGCAAGCAGTGTTCGCGCCCATGGCGGCGAGATCGCCGACCGCGACCTGGTCGGCATGTACCTCGACGAGATCGCGCGCACCCCGTTGCTCGACGCCGCCAAGGAGGTCGAGCTGTCCCAGACCATCGAAGCGGGCGTCTTCGCGCGGCAGGTCCTGGAGGGGTACGAGGACTCCAAGGCGGACGCCACCCGCGAGGAGCTCCAGGCGCTGGTCGACGAGAGTGAGCGGGCCAAGGACGTCTTCATCCGCTCCAACCTCCGCCTGGTCGTCGCCGTGGCCCGCCGCTACCCCCGCAGCGGACTGCCCCTGCTGGACCTCATCCAGGAGGGCAACGCCGGCCTGGTGCGCGCGGTCGAGAAGTTCGACTACCGCAAGGGCTTCAAGTTCTCGACGTACGCGACCTGGTGGATCCGTCAGGCGATCACCCGCTCGATAGCGGACCAGTCGCGCACCATCCGGCTGCCCGTCCACCTGGTGGAGGAGCTGGGCCGGATCCGCCGTGTGCAGCGCGAGTTCAACCGCGAGCACGGCCGCGACCCGGAGCCCGCGGAGATCGCAGCCGAGCTCGGCTCCAACCCCGAGCGGGTGACGGACGTCCTGGACTGGGCCCGTGACCCGGTCTCGCTGAACATGTCGGTGGACGACGACGGCGACACCCAGTTCGGCGACCTCCTGGAGGACACCTCCGCGGTGTCGCCGGAGCAGTCGGTCATGACCCTGCTGCGCAGCGAGGAACTGGACGACCTCATCGGCCGCCTCGACCAGCGCACGGCGTCCATCATCAAGATGCGGTACGGCATCGAGGACGGCCGGGAGCGCACGCTCACCGAGGTCGGCAAGGAGCACGGCCTCACCCGCGAGCGCATCCGCCAGATCGAGAAGCACGCCCTGCTGGAGCTGAAGAAGCTGGCGCGGTCCACCGGGTTCGACGCGGCGGCGTAG
- a CDS encoding MarR family winged helix-turn-helix transcriptional regulator, producing the protein MNTAPTSAEEPLWLTEEEQRVWRSYMHATTLLEDHLDRQLQRDAGMPHIYYGLLVKLAESPQQRLRMTELAMHAKITRSRLSHAIARLEKNGWVRREDCPDDRRGQFAVLTDQGRRTLEQSAPGHVALVRSALFDRLTPEQQKSLGEIMQIVAEGLQPNEAGADLPWLR; encoded by the coding sequence ATGAATACGGCACCTACATCCGCTGAAGAGCCGCTCTGGCTCACCGAAGAGGAACAGCGCGTCTGGCGCTCCTACATGCACGCCACCACGCTCCTCGAAGACCACCTGGACCGTCAGCTCCAGCGCGACGCGGGCATGCCGCACATCTACTACGGCCTGCTCGTCAAACTCGCCGAGTCCCCGCAGCAGCGGCTGCGGATGACGGAGCTGGCGATGCACGCGAAGATCACCCGTTCCCGGCTCTCCCACGCGATCGCCCGTCTGGAGAAGAACGGATGGGTCCGGCGCGAGGACTGCCCCGACGACCGGCGGGGCCAGTTCGCGGTGCTCACGGACCAGGGCCGGCGGACGCTGGAGCAGTCCGCCCCGGGCCACGTTGCGCTCGTACGCAGCGCGCTCTTCGACCGGCTCACCCCGGAACAGCAGAAGTCCCTCGGCGAGATCATGCAGATCGTCGCCGAGGGACTTCAGCCGAACGAAGCGGGTGCGGACCTGCCCTGGCTCCGCTGA
- a CDS encoding DeoR/GlpR family DNA-binding transcription regulator: protein MYAPERQQEILRLARDGGRVDVVSLAEQFQVTAETIRRDLKALDRAGLLRRVHGGALPAGRLDFEPDLAERETTAADEKDHVAKAALAELPTEGTVILDAGTTVARLAAAIPLEASLTVVTHSLPIAARLADHPGIQLHLVGGRVRHRTRAAVDAWALRAYGEIRADVLFVAANGFSAEHGLTTPDLAEAAVKRAALAAARRVVLLADSSKHGQEHFARFGDLSDVDLLITDSGLSPEDATAIERGGTEVVRA from the coding sequence ATGTACGCACCGGAGCGGCAGCAGGAGATCCTCCGGCTCGCCCGTGACGGCGGCCGGGTGGACGTGGTGTCGTTGGCCGAGCAGTTCCAGGTCACGGCGGAGACGATCCGCCGGGACCTGAAGGCCCTCGACCGTGCCGGTCTGCTGCGCCGGGTGCACGGCGGAGCCCTCCCGGCCGGCCGCCTCGACTTCGAGCCGGACCTCGCCGAACGCGAGACCACCGCGGCCGACGAGAAGGACCACGTCGCCAAGGCGGCCCTCGCGGAACTCCCCACCGAGGGCACGGTGATCCTCGACGCCGGCACGACGGTCGCCCGGCTGGCCGCAGCGATCCCGCTGGAGGCCTCCCTCACCGTCGTCACGCACAGCCTGCCGATCGCGGCCCGCCTCGCGGACCACCCCGGCATCCAGCTCCACCTCGTCGGAGGACGCGTACGGCACCGCACGCGCGCCGCCGTCGACGCCTGGGCACTGCGCGCGTACGGCGAGATCAGGGCCGATGTCCTCTTCGTGGCGGCCAACGGCTTCTCCGCCGAGCACGGCCTGACCACCCCCGACCTCGCCGAGGCCGCGGTCAAGCGGGCGGCGCTGGCCGCCGCCCGCCGCGTGGTGCTGCTCGCCGACTCCTCCAAGCACGGCCAGGAGCACTTCGCCCGCTTCGGCGACCTGAGCGACGTGGACCTGCTGATCACCGACAGCGGGTTGAGCCCCGAAGACGCCACCGCGATCGAGCGCGGCGGCACGGAAGTAGTGCGCGCATGA
- a CDS encoding MFS transporter — protein MTSTETTLSTQPDGARPGGTSPAAGDRRRWFALAIVMTAAFMDLVDVTIVNIAIPSIQREAGASVSQIQWITAGYALAFAAGLVTGGRLGDIHGRKRVFLFGIGGFTIASALCGLAANPEMLVASRILQGGMAALMVPQVLSIVHATFPAHERGKVFGLFGAIVGLGAVSGPLLGALLTEWNLFGLEWRPIFLINLPVGIAGLVLGSRFITESKAPKALKLDLVGVALVVVGLLMLLYPLTQGRELGWPLWGYLTMAGAVVVFGALVAYERRKTARDGSPLIELSLFRVKSFAAGIAVQTVFGVGLGIFFLVWTLYMQFGLGWSALRAGLTGVPFSIAVSTAAGLSVQKLVPRFGRKVLQAGALTMAAGVLLYVWESERYGLAIASWQMALPLVVMGVGMGLIVAPLTDAVLSEVPREHAGSASGLINTVQQMGNALGLGLVSVVFYGVIADDLRPTEVGPAFVNAFQHALGWVAAVMTVIFLLMFALPKRPAQHVEGATEQEPAMVVAEKEPELVS, from the coding sequence ATGACCTCCACCGAGACCACTCTCAGCACCCAGCCGGACGGCGCGCGGCCGGGCGGCACGTCACCCGCCGCGGGCGACCGCCGCCGCTGGTTCGCCCTGGCCATCGTGATGACCGCGGCCTTCATGGACCTCGTCGACGTCACGATCGTCAACATCGCCATCCCGTCGATCCAGCGGGAGGCGGGCGCCTCCGTCAGCCAGATCCAGTGGATAACGGCCGGGTACGCGCTGGCCTTCGCCGCCGGCCTCGTCACCGGCGGACGGCTCGGCGACATCCACGGCCGCAAGCGGGTGTTCCTGTTCGGCATCGGCGGCTTCACCATCGCCTCCGCGCTGTGCGGCCTCGCCGCGAACCCGGAGATGCTGGTGGCCTCCCGGATCCTCCAGGGCGGCATGGCGGCGCTGATGGTCCCGCAGGTCCTGTCGATCGTGCACGCCACCTTCCCGGCGCACGAGCGCGGCAAGGTCTTCGGGCTCTTCGGCGCGATCGTCGGCCTCGGGGCGGTCTCCGGGCCGCTGCTGGGAGCCCTGCTGACCGAGTGGAACCTGTTCGGCCTCGAATGGCGGCCCATCTTCCTGATCAACCTGCCCGTCGGCATCGCGGGGCTCGTCCTCGGCAGCCGCTTCATCACCGAGTCCAAGGCGCCCAAGGCCCTCAAGCTGGACCTCGTCGGGGTCGCCCTGGTCGTCGTCGGCCTGCTGATGCTGCTCTACCCGCTCACCCAGGGCCGCGAGCTGGGCTGGCCGCTGTGGGGGTACCTCACGATGGCGGGCGCGGTCGTGGTGTTCGGCGCGCTGGTGGCGTACGAGCGGCGCAAGACGGCACGCGACGGCTCCCCGCTGATCGAGCTCTCCCTGTTCCGGGTGAAGAGCTTCGCCGCCGGTATCGCCGTGCAGACCGTCTTCGGTGTCGGGCTGGGCATCTTCTTCCTGGTGTGGACCCTGTACATGCAGTTCGGGCTGGGCTGGAGCGCGCTGCGGGCCGGACTGACCGGCGTCCCCTTCTCGATCGCCGTCTCCACCGCGGCCGGACTGTCGGTGCAGAAGCTGGTCCCGCGCTTCGGCCGCAAGGTGCTCCAGGCCGGCGCGCTGACGATGGCGGCGGGCGTCCTGCTCTACGTCTGGGAGTCCGAGCGCTACGGCCTCGCCATCGCCTCCTGGCAGATGGCCCTGCCCCTGGTCGTGATGGGCGTCGGCATGGGCCTGATCGTCGCCCCGCTGACGGACGCGGTCCTCTCCGAGGTGCCCCGCGAGCATGCGGGCTCGGCCTCCGGCCTCATCAACACCGTGCAGCAGATGGGCAACGCGCTCGGCCTGGGCCTGGTGTCCGTGGTCTTCTACGGCGTCATCGCCGACGATCTGCGCCCCACCGAGGTCGGACCGGCCTTCGTGAACGCCTTCCAGCACGCGCTGGGCTGGGTCGCGGCCGTGATGACGGTGATCTTCCTGCTGATGTTCGCGCTGCCGAAGCGGCCCGCGCAGCATGTGGAGGGCGCCACCGAGCAGGAGCCGGCGATGGTGGTGGCGGAGAAGGAGCCCGAGCTCGTGTCCTGA
- a CDS encoding IclR family transcriptional regulator domain-containing protein, with product MPAETPLDDAPAGPAVPAEAVAPLMRGITVLGRLTEAGGTLSPSGLERATGLARATVDRITSTLARMGYVRLDGRDVVLAPRLMELGNAYLAALRLPGLLAAPADALADELDESVSLAVGDRDGIRFIHQATRRRAMSLSFRIGDLLPAERTAPGPLFASEWTEEEWRGWRARRAADPDDRGFPAVPPREPGDTDGEFEVRAAQARSDGWALDDELIEPGLVAVSVPVRSPGTGRIACVASVVSHTSRHTATDLRDTLLPRLRAAVADMERTLRDAPAARADADPGGLAAWTGASKQELGREFVESLARGLTVLTAFGEDRAALTLTEVAKATGLARATARRALITYEYLGLVVAGAGPVGEARSAGGSQRTFALTPRVLSLGFPLLSRTSLPRIAGPHLADLAARVHESASLAVLSGDEIQYTARAAADRVMSVDITVGTRLPATATSLGRVLLADPQTATRGYALLDEEWEEGLRSIAVPVHDRTGRVVAAANVALHAARRTAEECVRDILPELRATVERIEGEVAVAGRFVRVPLY from the coding sequence ATGCCCGCTGAGACGCCCTTGGACGACGCCCCCGCCGGGCCGGCCGTGCCGGCCGAGGCGGTGGCGCCATTGATGCGGGGCATCACCGTGCTCGGGAGGCTGACCGAGGCGGGCGGGACGCTGAGCCCGAGCGGGCTGGAGCGGGCCACCGGCCTCGCCCGCGCCACGGTCGACCGGATCACCTCCACCCTCGCCCGCATGGGATACGTCCGTCTCGACGGCCGGGACGTGGTCCTCGCCCCCCGGCTGATGGAACTCGGCAACGCCTATCTGGCCGCCCTGCGCCTGCCCGGCCTGCTGGCCGCGCCCGCGGACGCGCTCGCCGACGAGCTGGACGAGTCGGTGTCGCTGGCGGTCGGCGACCGCGACGGCATCCGCTTCATCCACCAGGCCACCCGTCGCCGCGCGATGTCCCTCAGTTTCCGCATCGGCGACCTGCTCCCGGCCGAACGCACCGCGCCCGGCCCGCTGTTCGCGTCCGAGTGGACCGAGGAGGAGTGGCGGGGCTGGCGCGCCCGCCGCGCCGCGGACCCGGACGACCGCGGCTTTCCCGCCGTACCGCCGAGGGAACCCGGGGACACGGACGGCGAGTTCGAGGTACGGGCGGCACAAGCCCGGTCGGACGGCTGGGCGTTGGACGACGAGTTGATCGAACCGGGTCTCGTCGCGGTCTCCGTACCCGTACGCAGCCCCGGTACCGGCCGGATCGCCTGCGTGGCGAGCGTGGTCAGCCATACCAGCCGCCATACGGCGACGGATCTGCGCGACACGCTCCTGCCCCGGCTGCGGGCGGCGGTCGCCGACATGGAGCGCACCCTGCGGGACGCCCCGGCGGCACGGGCGGACGCGGACCCCGGCGGACTGGCGGCCTGGACGGGGGCGTCGAAGCAGGAGCTGGGCCGGGAGTTCGTGGAGTCACTGGCCCGTGGGCTGACCGTGCTCACGGCGTTCGGCGAGGACCGGGCGGCGCTGACCCTGACGGAGGTGGCGAAGGCGACGGGGCTGGCCCGGGCGACGGCTCGTCGGGCGCTGATCACGTATGAGTATCTGGGGTTGGTGGTGGCGGGGGCTGGGCCGGTCGGGGAGGCGCGCTCTGCCGGGGGGTCGCAGCGTACGTTCGCCCTCACCCCGCGGGTGCTGTCCCTGGGCTTCCCCCTCCTCTCCCGTACGTCCCTCCCCCGCATCGCCGGCCCGCATCTGGCGGATCTGGCCGCCCGCGTCCACGAGTCGGCGTCGCTGGCGGTGCTCTCGGGTGACGAGATCCAGTACACGGCCCGGGCGGCCGCGGACCGGGTGATGAGCGTGGACATCACCGTCGGCACACGGCTGCCGGCGACGGCCACATCACTGGGGCGGGTGCTGCTCGCGGACCCTCAGACCGCTACCCGCGGCTACGCCCTGCTCGACGAGGAGTGGGAAGAGGGGCTCCGCTCGATCGCGGTCCCCGTCCACGACCGCACGGGCCGGGTCGTCGCCGCCGCGAACGTGGCCCTGCACGCGGCCCGCCGCACGGCCGAGGAGTGCGTACGCGACATCCTGCCCGAGCTGCGGGCCACGGTGGAGCGGATCGAGGGGGAGGTGGCGGTGGCGGGGAGGTTCGTGCGGGTGCCGCTTTATTGA
- a CDS encoding TetR/AcrR family transcriptional regulator yields MQTALPVQRKAPRADALRNRERIVAAAREMFTEFGPDVPLDEIARRAGVGNATVYRNFPDRDALVREVVCSVMDRTTEAAERALAETGDAFEALERFVHTAADERISALCPMVQSTFDRDHPDLVAARVRSEELVVALMDRAKAAGQLRPDVDSGDLLIAVAQLSRPPAGTACFQVDRFIHRHLQLFLDGLRAPARSVLPGAAATLEDLRQA; encoded by the coding sequence GTGCAGACCGCCCTCCCTGTGCAGCGCAAAGCGCCCCGCGCCGACGCCCTGCGCAACCGGGAGCGGATCGTCGCCGCCGCCCGGGAGATGTTCACCGAGTTCGGCCCCGACGTGCCGCTCGACGAGATCGCCCGCCGGGCCGGCGTCGGCAATGCCACGGTGTACCGCAACTTCCCCGACCGCGACGCGCTGGTCCGCGAGGTCGTCTGCTCCGTCATGGACCGGACGACCGAGGCGGCCGAGCGTGCCCTCGCGGAGACCGGGGACGCCTTCGAGGCCCTGGAACGCTTCGTGCACACCGCCGCCGACGAGCGGATCAGCGCGCTGTGCCCGATGGTCCAGAGCACCTTCGACAGGGACCACCCGGATCTGGTGGCCGCGCGCGTGCGGTCCGAGGAACTCGTGGTGGCCCTCATGGACCGGGCCAAGGCGGCCGGTCAGCTCCGCCCGGACGTGGACTCCGGTGATCTGCTGATCGCCGTGGCTCAGCTCAGCCGGCCTCCGGCGGGCACGGCCTGCTTCCAGGTGGACCGCTTCATCCACCGCCATCTCCAGTTGTTCCTGGACGGGCTGCGGGCTCCGGCCCGGTCCGTCCTGCCCGGCGCGGCCGCGACCTTGGAGGATCTCCGCCAGGCCTGA
- a CDS encoding helix-turn-helix transcriptional regulator produces the protein MTTDTPARLLTLLSLLQTPREWPGGELAGRLGVSRRTVRRDIDRLRELGYPVQATKGSDGGYRLVAGKAMPPLVLDDEEAVAIAVGLRAGAGHALEGVDEASVRALAKLEQVLPSRLRHRVSTLQAATTPLTSGDGASIAPETLTVMASTVAGRERLRFAYRARDGADSRRVVEPYRLVSTGRRWYLVAYDLDRADWRTFRVDRVSEPFATGARFAPRELPTGSAAEYLRRSMYQRTQTYEFSVLFEAPVPVVAERVPGWLGVPEAVDEGRCRVRGSVGDAVEWLAVRLAMLDVEFRVEEPAELVRCVRELGERLVRAAG, from the coding sequence ATGACGACGGATACTCCGGCCCGGCTCCTGACGCTCCTGTCCCTCCTCCAGACGCCCCGCGAATGGCCCGGCGGCGAGCTCGCGGGCCGCCTCGGGGTGTCCCGGCGCACGGTCCGGCGGGACATCGACCGCCTGCGGGAGCTGGGGTATCCCGTGCAGGCGACGAAGGGGAGCGACGGCGGGTACCGGCTGGTCGCGGGCAAGGCGATGCCGCCCCTCGTCCTCGACGACGAGGAGGCGGTGGCGATCGCGGTGGGGCTGCGGGCGGGGGCGGGACACGCGCTCGAAGGAGTGGACGAGGCGTCCGTGCGGGCGCTGGCCAAGCTGGAGCAGGTGCTGCCGTCGCGGCTTCGGCACCGGGTCTCCACGCTTCAGGCCGCCACCACGCCGCTCACCAGCGGGGACGGCGCCAGTATCGCGCCCGAGACGCTCACCGTGATGGCCTCCACCGTGGCCGGGCGGGAGCGGCTGCGGTTCGCCTACCGGGCGCGGGACGGGGCCGACTCGCGGCGCGTCGTGGAGCCGTACCGGCTCGTGTCGACCGGGCGGCGGTGGTATCTCGTCGCCTACGACCTCGATCGGGCCGACTGGCGGACGTTCCGGGTGGACCGGGTGAGCGAGCCGTTCGCCACCGGGGCCCGGTTCGCTCCGCGGGAGTTGCCGACGGGGAGTGCGGCGGAGTATCTGCGGCGGTCGATGTACCAGCGGACGCAGACGTACGAGTTCTCCGTGCTGTTCGAGGCGCCGGTCCCGGTGGTGGCGGAGCGGGTGCCGGGGTGGCTGGGAGTGCCGGAGGCGGTGGACGAGGGGCGGTGCCGGGTGCGGGGGTCCGTGGGGGACGCGGTGGAGTGGCTGGCGGTGCGGCTGGCGATGCTGGACGTCGAGTTCCGGGTCGAGGAGCCCGCGGAACTGGTGCGGTGCGTGCGGGAGTTGGGCGAACGGCTGGTGCGGGCCGCGGGGTGA
- a CDS encoding M6 family metalloprotease domain-containing protein — protein sequence MPWTSRHIRPRRVAALASVTALALAVGGSAGTGHLTADTPTAAGAGPVARADAATHGACMISGGPAVQMSEGVPTLSGYSRSTGTVRALTLMVDFSDAPGPGSARSRFGEFFPQTRDWFRTSSYGRLDYLPETPVADWLRMPKPFRSYGIERGAPFDPGYRELVQDIVATADPRVDFRRYDFLNVLVTPNAGPSALDTVLSVTFAGNTEAPVADGVPVANASFVYSRQDDGSGSYAQTGYRVLPHENGHVFGLPDLYTQEGGGAVGHWDIMSEDWGANNDFLGWHKWKLGWLDAGQMSCVTARGTTEHTLTPLGRTGGSKLLFVPLDRRSGYAVELRTREGNDETVCRPGVLIYKVDANVDTGQGPVTVYDSRRDSGGCTRSPNVHAELSDAPFAPGEDFQDVRRGVRISVAGADLAGNYRLLVTRR from the coding sequence ATGCCGTGGACCAGCCGTCACATACGCCCGCGCCGCGTGGCCGCCCTCGCGTCCGTGACCGCGCTGGCCCTCGCGGTCGGCGGTTCGGCCGGCACCGGGCACCTCACGGCGGACACCCCGACGGCGGCCGGGGCGGGCCCGGTCGCGAGGGCCGACGCGGCCACCCACGGCGCCTGCATGATCAGCGGCGGCCCCGCCGTCCAGATGTCCGAGGGCGTCCCCACCCTCAGCGGCTACTCCCGCTCCACCGGCACGGTCCGCGCCCTCACCCTGATGGTCGACTTCTCCGACGCACCCGGCCCGGGCAGCGCCCGGAGCCGCTTCGGCGAGTTCTTCCCGCAGACCCGGGACTGGTTCCGCACCAGCTCCTACGGCCGCCTCGACTACCTCCCCGAGACCCCGGTCGCCGACTGGCTGCGCATGCCGAAGCCCTTCCGGTCGTACGGCATAGAGCGCGGCGCCCCCTTCGACCCCGGCTACCGGGAACTGGTCCAGGACATCGTGGCCACCGCCGATCCCCGCGTGGACTTCCGGCGCTACGACTTCCTGAACGTGCTGGTGACCCCGAACGCGGGCCCCTCCGCGCTGGACACGGTGCTGTCGGTGACCTTCGCCGGGAACACCGAGGCCCCCGTCGCGGACGGCGTCCCGGTCGCCAACGCCTCCTTCGTCTACTCCCGCCAGGACGACGGCTCCGGCTCCTACGCGCAGACCGGCTACCGGGTCCTGCCCCACGAGAACGGCCATGTCTTCGGCCTGCCCGACCTCTACACCCAGGAGGGCGGGGGCGCGGTCGGCCACTGGGACATCATGAGCGAGGACTGGGGCGCCAACAACGACTTCCTCGGCTGGCACAAGTGGAAGCTGGGCTGGCTGGACGCCGGCCAGATGAGCTGTGTCACGGCCCGGGGGACCACCGAGCACACCCTGACCCCGCTGGGCCGGACCGGCGGCTCGAAGCTGCTGTTCGTGCCCCTCGACCGGCGCAGCGGGTACGCCGTCGAACTGCGCACCCGCGAGGGCAACGACGAGACGGTGTGCCGCCCGGGTGTCCTCATCTACAAGGTCGACGCGAACGTGGACACCGGCCAGGGCCCGGTGACGGTGTACGACTCCCGCCGCGACAGCGGCGGCTGCACCCGCAGCCCGAACGTCCACGCCGAACTCTCCGACGCGCCCTTCGCTCCCGGTGAGGACTTCCAGGACGTGCGGCGGGGGGTGCGGATCTCGGTGGCGGGGGCGGATCTGGCGGGGAACTATCGGCTGTTGGTGACTCGGCGGTGA
- a CDS encoding dioxygenase: MSAAIEERMPALYLSHGAPPLADDPVWPGELAAWSADLPRPKAILMVSAHWEEAPLALGAIETVPLVYDFWGFPEHYYKVTYAAPGAPRLADAVRKLLRTPGTPVQDIPDRGLDHGAYVPLVEMFPDADIPVLQISMPTLDPVRLMDIGRRLAPLRDEGVLIVGSGFFTHNLAALRNGGGVPGWSAEFDDWGRRALDSGDVDALLDFTRKSPAGLLAHPRTEHFAPLFVTMGAADAAGELDTRRSVIDGFWMGLAKRSVQFG; encoded by the coding sequence ATGTCCGCCGCCATCGAGGAGCGCATGCCCGCCCTCTACCTGAGCCATGGCGCCCCACCGCTCGCCGACGACCCGGTCTGGCCCGGCGAACTCGCCGCCTGGTCGGCCGACCTGCCCCGTCCCAAGGCGATCCTCATGGTCTCCGCCCACTGGGAGGAGGCCCCCCTGGCCCTCGGCGCCATCGAGACCGTCCCTCTCGTCTACGACTTCTGGGGTTTTCCCGAGCACTACTACAAGGTGACGTACGCGGCGCCCGGTGCCCCCCGCCTCGCCGACGCCGTGCGCAAGCTGTTGCGTACTCCGGGTACGCCCGTCCAGGACATCCCCGACCGCGGCCTCGACCACGGTGCCTACGTTCCCCTGGTCGAGATGTTCCCCGATGCCGACATCCCCGTCCTCCAGATCTCCATGCCGACCCTCGACCCGGTCCGTCTGATGGACATCGGCCGCAGGCTCGCCCCCTTGCGGGACGAGGGCGTGCTGATCGTCGGTTCCGGGTTCTTCACCCACAACCTGGCCGCGCTGCGGAACGGGGGAGGGGTGCCCGGCTGGTCGGCCGAGTTCGACGACTGGGGCCGCCGGGCGCTGGACTCCGGTGACGTGGACGCGCTGCTCGACTTCACCCGCAAGTCCCCGGCGGGTCTCCTCGCCCACCCGCGCACCGAGCACTTCGCCCCGCTCTTCGTCACGATGGGCGCGGCGGACGCGGCCGGTGAGCTGGATACGCGCAGGTCGGTGATCGACGGGTTCTGGATGGGGCTGGCGAAGCGGTCCGTGCAGTTCGGGTGA
- a CDS encoding MFS transporter, which translates to MSETASKARGAADTGDANRWKALVFIALAQLMVVLDATIVNIALPSAQADLGISDGNRQWVVTAYALAFGGLLLFGGRIADLWGRKNAFVVGLIGFAAASALGGAATNEAMMFGSRALQGVFGALLAPAALSLLAVMFTDAKERAKAFGIYGAIAGGGGAVGFILGGVLTEYLDWRWTFFVNIPFAIVAALGAYFVIREPKGGRNRNPLDIPGVLLSTLGLVALVYGFTRAESDGWGNSVTVGMFVASAVLLIAFVVTEAKVKAPLLPLRVVTDRNRGGIYLSLGVAIIAMFGTFLFLTYYLQIVKGYTPIKTGFAFLPMIAGMMIGSTQIGTRLMTRVPARVLMGPGFLVAAVGMLLMTQLEIGSSYASIILPAMLLLGLGMGTAFMPAMSLATLGVEPRDSGVASAMVNTSQQVGGAIGTALLNTIAASATTSYVADHIGSAASRSQQQLVALEGQVHGYTSAIWFAVGMLVLAAAIVVTFVNAGKPESHPVTGSGENAEDEVAVPVVAH; encoded by the coding sequence ATGTCTGAAACAGCCTCCAAGGCTCGCGGCGCCGCCGACACCGGCGACGCCAACCGCTGGAAAGCGCTCGTCTTCATCGCGCTCGCCCAGCTGATGGTCGTCCTCGACGCCACCATCGTGAACATCGCCCTGCCGTCGGCCCAGGCCGACCTCGGCATCTCCGACGGCAACCGGCAGTGGGTCGTCACGGCCTACGCCCTCGCCTTCGGCGGTCTGCTGCTCTTCGGCGGCCGGATAGCCGACCTGTGGGGCCGCAAGAACGCCTTCGTCGTCGGCCTCATCGGCTTCGCCGCGGCCTCCGCGCTCGGCGGCGCGGCCACCAACGAGGCCATGATGTTCGGCTCCCGCGCCCTCCAGGGCGTGTTCGGCGCCCTGCTCGCGCCCGCCGCTCTCTCCCTGCTCGCCGTGATGTTCACGGACGCCAAGGAGCGCGCCAAGGCCTTCGGCATCTACGGCGCGATCGCCGGTGGTGGCGGTGCCGTGGGCTTCATCCTCGGCGGTGTGCTCACCGAGTACCTGGACTGGCGCTGGACGTTCTTCGTGAACATCCCGTTCGCGATCGTCGCCGCGCTCGGCGCGTACTTCGTCATCCGTGAGCCCAAGGGCGGCCGCAACCGCAACCCGCTGGACATCCCCGGCGTCCTGCTCTCCACGCTCGGCCTGGTCGCGCTGGTCTACGGCTTCACCCGCGCCGAGTCCGACGGCTGGGGCAACTCCGTGACCGTGGGCATGTTCGTCGCCTCCGCGGTCCTGCTGATCGCCTTCGTGGTCACCGAGGCGAAGGTCAAGGCCCCGCTGCTGCCGCTGCGCGTGGTCACCGACCGCAACCGCGGCGGGATCTACCTCTCGCTCGGTGTCGCGATCATCGCGATGTTCGGCACCTTCCTGTTCCTGACCTACTACCTCCAGATCGTGAAGGGCTACACGCCGATCAAGACCGGCTTCGCGTTCCTTCCGATGATCGCGGGCATGATGATCGGCTCCACGCAGATCGGCACGCGTCTGATGACGCGGGTCCCCGCGCGGGTGCTGATGGGCCCGGGCTTCCTGGTCGCCGCGGTCGGCATGCTCCTGATGACCCAGCTGGAGATCGGCTCGTCCTACGCCTCGATCATCCTGCCGGCGATGCTGCTGCTCGGTCTCGGCATGGGTACGGCCTTCATGCCCGCCATGTCGCTGGCCACCCTGGGCGTCGAGCCCCGGGACTCCGGTGTCGCCTCCGCGATGGTCAACACCTCGCAGCAGGTGGGCGGCGCGATCGGTACGGCCCTGCTGAACACGATCGCCGCCTCGGCCACGACCTCCTACGTCGCCGACCACATCGGCTCCGCGGCCTCCCGGTCGCAGCAGCAGCTGGTGGCACTCGAAGGCCAGGTGCACGGCTACACCAGCGCGATCTGGTTCGCCGTCGGCATGCTGGTGCTGGCCGCCGCGATCGTGGTGACGTTCGTCAACGCCGGCAAGCCGGAGAGCCACCCGGTCACGGGGTCCGGCGAGAACGCCGAGGACGAGGTGGCGGTGCCGGTCGTCGCCCACTGA